The genomic window AACAACGCCACCAATCATCCGATGTTTAACATCGGATGATTGCATCCACAATCCTGACCGTGCTAGCGTCCCCGTACGTTGCCGTCAGAGCAGCGAATGGGAGAGATCACCTTGGTCAAGGCACGTCCGAAAACAGCCGACAAGCGCGTCAAGCCGGGACGTATTCAAGCTGTGCTGACGACACTCGGCAGCGAGATCGCGCAGGACTTGATCCCGGTCGGCGCCGCCCTGCCCCCAGAACATGATCTCGAAGTACGCTTCGGCGTCGGGCGCGGCGTGATCCGCGAAGCCATCAAGACGCTCGCCGCCAAGGGGTTGGTCAGTGTTCGTCCACGCCATGGCACGCATGTCCGACCGCGCCGTGATTGGAGCCTGCTCGACCGCGATGTCCTTGCGTGGCTCGTCGGCAAGGATGAGCCGGATCGCGAGTTGCTGCTCGCCATTCAGGAAGTACGTTCGATTATCGAGCCCGCCGCTGCGGCCATGGCGGCGACGCGCGCGACCAAGACGGATCGGCAGCGTATTAATGCCGCGCTCACCGCCATGGAAACGTCGCACGATCAGGCGAGCGCCATCGCCGCTGACAAGGCCTTTCACCTCGCCATTCTCGATGCCACGCACAACCCGGTGCTACAGGGCTTCAGGAGTGCGATCGATACCATTCTGAGCACGGTGTTCCTCGTGGCTGTCGGCAGCGCTGGCTGGTTCGAAGACAACCTGCCAAACCACGCCATTGCAGCGCGCGCCATCGACGAAGGCGATGCCGACAAGGCCCGCGCCGCGATGGAGCAAGTGCTCGGCTACACCGAATTCAAACTGTCTAAGCGAAGGGCTTCAGCCGCGCGATCCGCAGCTGCAAAGCCAGCCATGAACGGCAAGGCCAAAAGGAAGCGTCATGTATCGTGATATGAAGGGGTCGACCCATGTTCTCGCGTCGCCGGAGATTGCCGTCGTTGCAATCCCGGAGGACGAACGCGTGTGGGTGCCTCAGGCCCCCGACGTGTGGTTCAGGCCCTTGATGCTCAACACCCGGCAGGGCCAGTGGTGCAATCTGTTGCGCGTGCGGCGGGCCGGTATCTTGTCACGGCACCTCCACCCCAACCCCGTTCACGGCTTTGTTCTGAAGGGAAAGTGGTTCTATCGCGAGCACGATTGGGTCGCGACTGAAGGATCGTACGTGTTCGAACCGCCGGGCGAAATTCACACGCTCGTGGTGCCCGAAGATATTTCCGAGATGATCACGTTCTTCAACATCCAGGGATCGATGGTTTATCTCGACGAGCAGAACAAGCACACCGGCTACGAGGATGTCTTTACCAAGATCGACATGTGCCGTGCCCATTACACCTCGGTCGGTCTCGGCGCCGACTATGTCGACCAGTTCGTGCGCTGATGAGCGACGGTGTCTCCATGACGCATGACGGAATGTCAGGCGCCTGGGCGTCGATGTGGTACTCGGGCAAGCGCGTGCTTGTCACCGGCGGCACATCCGGCATTGGTGCAGGTATTGCACGCGGCTTCCTTGAAGCTGGTGCCGATGTCACCATTGCGGGTGTCAGCGATGCGGAAATCGCGGCGGTGGCGTCAGATCCGATCCTGAAGAAGGCGAGTGCCAAGCTTCTCGACGTGCGGGATATCGCCGCCATCAAAACCCTCATCGGCTCCCTCGATGGCCTTGACGTGGTGGTGAATTGCGCAGGTGTCATCCGGCGTGGCGATGAACTCGATCCCAGCGTCTTCGAGTCCGTCGTCGATATCAATCTCAACGGAACGATGCGTGTCTGCGCGACAGCGCGCCCGCTGCTTGCCCAATCGAAGGGCGCTGTTGTCAATCTCGCGTCGATGCTCTCATTCTTCGGCGGCGGCCTAGTGCCCGGATACGCAGCCAGCAAAGGCGGCATCGCGCAACTCACGAAGTCGCTCGCGATCGCCTATGCGAGCGATGGAATCCGAGTCAACGCCATCGCGCCGGGCTGGATCGCGACCCCACTCACGTCAGCGCTGCAAAGCAGCCCGGAACGCAGTGAGGCCATCCTCGGCCGCACGCCGCTCGGACGCTGGGGACAACCTTCCGATCTGCTGGGTGGTGTTCTCTATCTCTGCTCACCAGTTGCGTCTTTCGTCACCGGTGCGGTGCTCGTCATCGACGGAGGTTATGCTGTTGTATGAGGCGATCGTGAGATGTGTGGCGACATGCCACGCTTCCAAGCGACGACTTCGCCGCTGATAACACGAGTATCCCGGTTCTGACATTCGTATTAGATTGCGGCTAGCTCGTTTACGAATGTCAGAACCTAAGGACACTCGCAAAAATATGAATCTAGTGCGGTTTTTGATCTGACGTTCGTATGATGGACCAGTGGTTAAATATTGATACGAACGTCAGATCCACCGCACTAGTCGGCCAACAAGAAGAAACAACAAAGAAGTTCCGATCAGAAGACTGATCCCAAGGAGGTTGCGTGCTGGTCATGTCCAGTCAGAAAGTCCAATCGCGATGGGCCATGCGGGGGATCAGCTCTCTCGCAGGGGCGGCCGTATTCGTGGCGCCGCTGCTCGCACTCGTCGTCATCTGGGCAGTGGTGGTCCCACTTTTCGATGTCAATCCGCGGATATTTCCCTCGGTGGACTCAGTCGGAACTGCAGCCATTGAATCGATCAAGGACGGCACCCTTCTCAATCACATCGGAGCCAGCCTGCTGCGCGTTGGCCTCGGCACATTGATCGGCATTGTCACTGCCGTTCCGCTTGGCATCGCCATGGGTGTGAGCCCTGGCGTCTCCGCATTTCTGACGCCGCTCTTTCGCTTCTTCTCCGTACTCGCCGGCATTGCGTGGATTCCGATCGCGACGCTCTGGTTTGGATACGGCTTTGGCGCAATCATATTTGTGATCTTCAATGCGGTGTTCTTCGTCGTCGCCTACAACACTCTGCTTGGCGTCTCAACCATTCCCTATGCCTTGCGCAACGCTGCCGCTTCACTCGGCGCCGGCCGCTGGGCCCTGCTGACAGAGGTTCTTCTTCCCGGGGCACTGCCGAACATCGTCACCGGAATCCGCACCGGTCTCGGCTTTGCCTGGCGCGGACTAATTGCAGCCGAAATGATCGCGACCAATGTCGGCCTTGGCTACATGCTGTTCGTGGCCCGCGATTTCTATCGCACCGAAGTCATCGTCCTCGGCATGATCGTCATTGGCGTGCTGTGGCTGTTGATTGACCGGCTGCTGCTTGTTCCACTTGAGCGCGCGACCATCGAGCGCTGGGGCTTGGTGAGGCGCGCATGAATCTCGTTCTGAAAAGTTGGGGTGCCTACACTCGTATGACGACGCGCTGGCCGGCGCTTGCCGCCATCGTGCCATTCATCCCTGTGATTGCGCTGTGGACCGCAGTTGCCGAGTCCGGACTGTTTCCACGCGCCTTTTTCCCGGGCCCTGTCGAGGTCGTGAAGTCCTTCATCACGCTGACCTACAAAGGTATCCTGCCAGATTATTTGCAGGACAGCCTCGTCCGGCTGTTCGCAGGTGCCGCGGTCGGCATGGCGCTCGGCATTCCGCTTGGTATTTTGATCGGCACCAACAAGGCCGCACATCGCATCTGCTGGCCGGTGCTGCTGTTCTTCCAGGCCATCGGCGACATTGCATGGCTTCCGATCCTGCTGATCTGGTTCGGCTTCGGCTTGACCACGATGACGTTCGTCATCGTCTACACTGTGTTGTTTCCGGTGGTGCTCAACACAGTGCTTGGCGTTGAGTCGGTGCATCGTGACCTCGCCCGCGCCGCACGCAGCCTCGGCGCTTCACGCGCACGCGTCCTCTTTGAAGTGACGCTGCCGGGCGCGCTGCCCAATATCATTACCGGACTGCGCAACGGCCTTGGCTACGGCTGGCGTGCGCTGATCGCGGTGGAGATGATCGTCGGCACCAGTGGCATCGGCTTCATGATGTTCGACGCACGGCGTGCGGGTTCGACCGTGGAGATCCTGCTCGGCATGATCATTCTTGGACTGCTTTGGTACATCGTAGACGCCTGGATCCTCGCGCCGATCGAGCGCGCGACCGGCCAGCGTTGGGGGCTGGTGACATCATGAAAACACTCTCGATCCGCAATCTCCAGAAAACCTACTTCGATCCTTATGCTGGGTCGCACGTAACCGCGGTTCACGACGTCTCGCTCGAAGTCGAGCAAGGCGAATTCATTTCCGTGGTCGGGCCGTCCGGATGCGGCAAGACGACGATCCTCAATATGATCGCAGGCTTCATTCCCTACTCGGGTGGTGAAATCCTGCTCGACGGCAAGCCGGTCAATGGTCCCGGGCCTGAACGCGGTGTCGTGTTTCAGTCGTTCGCGCTGTTTCCATGGAAAACCGTGCTCGATAACGTCGGCTTCGGTCCGAAGATGCGCGGCGTTCCGAAAGCCGAACGCGACAAGATCGCGCATGAATATCTGGCCCTCGCCGGTCTTTCCCATGCGGCTAACCGCTATCCGAACGAATTGTCGGGCGGTATGCAACAACGCGTCGGCGTGGTTCGCGCTCTCGCCAACAACCCGGCGGTGCTGCTGATGGATGAGCCCTTCGCCAGCGTCGATGCGCAAACCCGTATGACGCTTCAGGAAGAGCTCACCCGCATCTGGCAGGAGCGCAAGCCGACGGTCATCTTCATTACCCACGACGTGCCGGAAGCTGTGTTTCTTGCCAACCGCGTGGTCGTGCTGTCGAAGGGCCGTGTGCTCGACCAAGTCAAGGTCGACCTGCCTCGTCCGCGTGTGTGGGATGATCTGATCGAGGATGACACCTTCAAGCGCTTGTCTGCGCAGGTGCTGCAAATGGTGCGCGCCGCATGAGCCTGCTGTCAGCAATCCTGCGTTCGAGCAAGGGCCGCTTCGTTCTCGGTGTCATCGCAGCGTGGGCTGGATTCCAGGTCTGGCTGACACTCGCAGCTCCAGGAAAAATCTCGCCGGAGCTCGCTGGCACATCAGAAAAGGTGAATGTGCAGATCGAGCTGCCCTTCACACCGGAGCGCTTTCACGTTCTTGCATTCCAGAAATTTGGGCGGGTCTCCGGTGCTGATGACCACTCAATAGAACTTCGCGGCGTCAAACGAACGGACCTCACTTCAGTTGCAAGGCCGTACTGGGTGACGAGCGTTGGACCAATTAAAACGGGAGGATGATAATGAAACGAATTTTATTGTTGGGTGCGGCCCTGGCACTGGCATGTATGCCGGTCCAGGCGCAGAACCTGATCAAAGTGAAGGCCGGTATGGTCAGTAGCATCGACCAGATCGGGCTGCCGATCGCGCTGGAGCGTGGCTTCTTTGAAAAGTACGGCCTTGATGTCGATATCGCCCGCCCCTACGCCACGGGCGTCGACTCGCTCAATGCCCTTCAGGCTGGTGAGAGCGAAATCGTTCAGGTCGGTGTGCCGATGATCGGCGCCGTTTTGCGCGGTATGGATCTCGTCGCGC from Nitrobacteraceae bacterium AZCC 1564 includes these protein-coding regions:
- a CDS encoding GntR family galactonate operon transcriptional repressor (product_source=KO:K19776; cath_funfam=1.10.10.10,1.20.120.530; cog=COG2186; ko=KO:K19776; pfam=PF00392,PF07729; smart=SM00345,SM00895; superfamily=46785,48008), producing the protein MGEITLVKARPKTADKRVKPGRIQAVLTTLGSEIAQDLIPVGAALPPEHDLEVRFGVGRGVIREAIKTLAAKGLVSVRPRHGTHVRPRRDWSLLDRDVLAWLVGKDEPDRELLLAIQEVRSIIEPAAAAMAATRATKTDRQRINAALTAMETSHDQASAIAADKAFHLAILDATHNPVLQGFRSAIDTILSTVFLVAVGSAGWFEDNLPNHAIAARAIDEGDADKARAAMEQVLGYTEFKLSKRRASAARSAAAKPAMNGKAKRKRHVS
- a CDS encoding 2,4'-dihydroxyacetophenone dioxygenase (product_source=KO:K05913; cath_funfam=2.60.120.10; cog=COG1917; ko=KO:K05913; pfam=PF12973; superfamily=51182); protein product: MYRDMKGSTHVLASPEIAVVAIPEDERVWVPQAPDVWFRPLMLNTRQGQWCNLLRVRRAGILSRHLHPNPVHGFVLKGKWFYREHDWVATEGSYVFEPPGEIHTLVVPEDISEMITFFNIQGSMVYLDEQNKHTGYEDVFTKIDMCRAHYTSVGLGADYVDQFVR
- a CDS encoding NAD(P)-dependent dehydrogenase (short-subunit alcohol dehydrogenase family) (product_source=COG1028; cath_funfam=3.40.50.720; cog=COG1028; pfam=PF13561; superfamily=51735; transmembrane_helix_parts=Inside_1_142,TMhelix_143_165,Outside_166_228,TMhelix_229_251,Inside_252_258); translation: MSDGVSMTHDGMSGAWASMWYSGKRVLVTGGTSGIGAGIARGFLEAGADVTIAGVSDAEIAAVASDPILKKASAKLLDVRDIAAIKTLIGSLDGLDVVVNCAGVIRRGDELDPSVFESVVDINLNGTMRVCATARPLLAQSKGAVVNLASMLSFFGGGLVPGYAASKGGIAQLTKSLAIAYASDGIRVNAIAPGWIATPLTSALQSSPERSEAILGRTPLGRWGQPSDLLGGVLYLCSPVASFVTGAVLVIDGGYAVV
- a CDS encoding taurine transport system permease protein (product_source=KO:K15552; cath_funfam=1.10.3720.10; cog=COG0600; ko=KO:K15552; pfam=PF00528; superfamily=161098; transmembrane_helix_parts=Inside_1_19,TMhelix_20_42,Outside_43_83,TMhelix_84_106,Inside_107_112,TMhelix_113_135,Outside_136_138,TMhelix_139_161,Inside_162_202,TMhelix_203_225,Outside_226_234,TMhelix_235_257,Inside_258_273), translating into MLVMSSQKVQSRWAMRGISSLAGAAVFVAPLLALVVIWAVVVPLFDVNPRIFPSVDSVGTAAIESIKDGTLLNHIGASLLRVGLGTLIGIVTAVPLGIAMGVSPGVSAFLTPLFRFFSVLAGIAWIPIATLWFGYGFGAIIFVIFNAVFFVVAYNTLLGVSTIPYALRNAAASLGAGRWALLTEVLLPGALPNIVTGIRTGLGFAWRGLIAAEMIATNVGLGYMLFVARDFYRTEVIVLGMIVIGVLWLLIDRLLLVPLERATIERWGLVRRA
- a CDS encoding taurine transport system permease protein (product_source=KO:K15552; cath_funfam=1.10.3720.10; cog=COG0600; ko=KO:K15552; pfam=PF00528; superfamily=161098; transmembrane_helix_parts=Inside_1_20,TMhelix_21_43,Outside_44_74,TMhelix_75_97,Inside_98_108,TMhelix_109_131,Outside_132_135,TMhelix_136_158,Inside_159_198,TMhelix_199_221,Outside_222_230,TMhelix_231_253,Inside_254_268) encodes the protein MNLVLKSWGAYTRMTTRWPALAAIVPFIPVIALWTAVAESGLFPRAFFPGPVEVVKSFITLTYKGILPDYLQDSLVRLFAGAAVGMALGIPLGILIGTNKAAHRICWPVLLFFQAIGDIAWLPILLIWFGFGLTTMTFVIVYTVLFPVVLNTVLGVESVHRDLARAARSLGASRARVLFEVTLPGALPNIITGLRNGLGYGWRALIAVEMIVGTSGIGFMMFDARRAGSTVEILLGMIILGLLWYIVDAWILAPIERATGQRWGLVTS
- a CDS encoding NitT/TauT family transport system ATP-binding protein (product_source=KO:K02049; cath_funfam=3.40.50.300; cog=COG1116; ko=KO:K02049; pfam=PF00005; smart=SM00382; superfamily=52540) — protein: MKTLSIRNLQKTYFDPYAGSHVTAVHDVSLEVEQGEFISVVGPSGCGKTTILNMIAGFIPYSGGEILLDGKPVNGPGPERGVVFQSFALFPWKTVLDNVGFGPKMRGVPKAERDKIAHEYLALAGLSHAANRYPNELSGGMQQRVGVVRALANNPAVLLMDEPFASVDAQTRMTLQEELTRIWQERKPTVIFITHDVPEAVFLANRVVVLSKGRVLDQVKVDLPRPRVWDDLIEDDTFKRLSAQVLQMVRAA
- a CDS encoding hypothetical protein (product_source=Hypo-rule applied; transmembrane_helix_parts=Inside_1_12,TMhelix_13_35,Outside_36_110) — its product is MSLLSAILRSSKGRFVLGVIAAWAGFQVWLTLAAPGKISPELAGTSEKVNVQIELPFTPERFHVLAFQKFGRVSGADDHSIELRGVKRTDLTSVARPYWVTSVGPIKTGG